The sequence below is a genomic window from Phaeodactylum tricornutum CCAP 1055/1 chromosome 14, whole genome shotgun sequence.
CTGTACAAGCGAGTGCCTAATTTGTAACCCAGACGAGGTGGGGAGGTCTTGCTCAGTGGCGACATTGGCATCGTAGGCCGAAAGTGTTTGTGTACTTTTGGACTAAGGCGGAAATCATTCTCAACTTTGGCCGGCATAAGCTGCATGTCGCTACCTTGTAATCGATCTTAGTCGCTGGAACTTTCTGCTTGGTCAAGGAAGAGGCCGACTTCGTATTTCGTGCAATTAGGAAAAACGAAATGATCACCATTGGACAAAACCTCTTCGGCTTTCCCAAGGTTGGCTTGGTACACATCGAGATTATATTGCCGTGATTTGTTCATGGCGGAAGGCATGCGTGATCTTGCCATCATACAGGATTCGGTACGACGCAGGATAGGGCCTAATGACTAATTTTGCTTTACTATTTATGTCTCTGTCGTTACTCACCAAAACAATAGGATTATGACTTCTGACACCATTCTTGGACAAAGTAGTTGGCTATTTGCAGTTAGGGTAATATTGGCTTTGCTTACGTCATTTGAGAATCGAACCAGACGATGAGCTAACCCTGGAAACGAACGAGATAGCTATGAAGTGAAATTTGCACAAGCACCAACTGACATTTATTTCCATGACAGGGAATTTGCATCTTTGCATTTCCTTTCATTGATTTATCATGTTAGCATACTAAGGTGCTAGAAATGCGCACACACCAACGGAAAGAAACACTTTCCTGATTCCAAAATCACCAAGAAGTTCAGGCTTTTATTGCTTTCACGATAAACATGGGATCTCGATAGCTATTGTCGGGCATGGTAGCTGTGATATCAAAAGCTTGTCTTGGCTGAAAGCCTCCGGCGTATTGAAAATACGCATTAATGAGTTCCAAGTGCTGGCGATCGTTCATTTTCAGCCACATTGCAATGGCTTTCGACGGAAAGCAACGGTTGGATTGGGATACAATGACTTGGCCACCCGGTCGAAGCACCCGGTGTACTTCCTTTAATACGGTAACGGGATCCACCAAGTAATCAATGGAAACTACGCAGGTGACCACGTCGAAAGAATTGTCGTCGTAGGGGAGTTTGGGGATTTTGTTCAAATCCGCTGCTTTGTAGCCACCAGTCAACTGGTCGTTGAACTGCAATTCCAGTGGATTGATGCCCGTGGCGCAAATATTCTTCATGGTATCGGGAAATTCAAGCGGATAATGGCTACGAATGCGTACCAAAATGTGAGAACTACGTTAGTCGAAGATGGTGTATACTCGGTTGGCCGGGGTCGCACGCAGACGAAAAACTTACGAAACCCAAGAAGAGCAAATGTCCAGTATATTGGAACCCTTGGGAATGTTGTTTCGGTAATACTGCGTCAAGGATGCTACTGCAGGTTCGTCAATATGGTACACCAGTTTAGGTACCTATGAACGAGTATACCGTAAGTAAACGAGGCAAAACGTGGATGACGGTGAGACTCGTACGCGCCGATTCAGTCAGACCGTTCGCCGTGTCCCGTCATTCTTTGGTTCCTCCCCCCCCCCTTCTCCACCGTTCCCGACAGTTTCCATCtctg
It includes:
- a CDS encoding predicted protein; the protein is PVREVSLVKEWPETPPFSPEDFFRADSNDDGWFYTVPKLVYHIDEPAVASLTQYYRNNIPKGSNILDICSSWVSHYPLEFPDTMKNICATGINPLELQFNDQLTGGYKAADLNKIPKLPYDDNSFDVVTCVVSIDYLVDPVTVLKEVHRVLRPGGQVIVSQSNRCFPSKAIAMWLKMNDRQHLELINAYFQYAGGFQPRQAFDITATMPDNSYRDPMFIVKAIKA